One Desulfatitalea tepidiphila genomic region harbors:
- the nadC gene encoding carboxylating nicotinate-nucleotide diphosphorylase, producing MDEFIFTAAVYRLIDAALEEDIGSGDITTNFLIPPHAMSEASIVAKEDLVVAGLAVAKTVFQRLDPDVEFVANAADGQDVEKGSTVVKLIGRLSALLTGERTALNFMQRLSGIATNVRGYMRLIENHPVRLVDTRKTTPGWRVLEKYAVRIGGAANHRMGLYDAVLIKDNHIAGCGGIGPAVARIRSRVSHLTKIEVEAATLAEVDDAIAAGADVIMLDNMDLEMIRQAVRKIDKQALVEVSGGVTQKDLKALAATGVDLISVGALTHSARAVDLSMRIK from the coding sequence ATGGACGAGTTTATCTTTACGGCAGCCGTTTATCGTTTGATCGACGCGGCCCTGGAAGAAGATATCGGCAGCGGAGATATCACCACCAACTTCCTTATCCCCCCGCATGCCATGTCCGAAGCAAGCATCGTAGCCAAGGAAGACCTCGTGGTAGCGGGCTTGGCGGTCGCCAAAACGGTTTTCCAGCGCCTGGATCCAGACGTCGAATTCGTGGCGAATGCCGCAGACGGCCAAGACGTAGAGAAAGGCAGTACCGTCGTGAAATTGATCGGACGCCTGTCCGCCCTGTTGACCGGAGAGCGCACGGCCCTCAACTTCATGCAGCGCCTGTCGGGCATCGCCACAAATGTTCGGGGTTACATGCGGCTGATCGAAAATCATCCGGTACGCCTGGTGGATACCCGCAAAACCACGCCGGGGTGGCGGGTGCTGGAAAAATACGCCGTCCGCATCGGGGGAGCGGCCAACCATCGCATGGGGTTGTATGACGCGGTATTGATCAAAGACAATCACATTGCGGGATGCGGCGGCATCGGCCCGGCGGTGGCGCGCATCCGAAGCCGCGTTTCCCATTTGACCAAGATTGAAGTCGAGGCGGCCACGCTGGCGGAAGTCGACGATGCCATCGCTGCCGGGGCCGACGTGATCATGCTCGACAACATGGATTTGGAGATGATCCGCCAGGCGGTTCGCAAAATCGACAAACAGGCGCTGGTGGAAGTCTCCGGCGGTGTGACACAGAAAGACCTGAAGGCCCTGGCCGCCACCGGCGTGGACTTGATTTCGGTCGGCGCCTTGACCCACTCGGCCCGGGCAGTGGATCTGAGCATGAGGATAAAATAA
- a CDS encoding ATP-binding protein, translating into MNTHALRPWTDLVKLHPDVEAGALTEAVFAIDLGAIAAGDPNVPVVNRDPGAFFQATYLTSDLRKLLEEVLASLSGKSGYNRVLKLRVPFGGGKSHTLASLFHAARNREALDGMPEAKEFTRPGNVAVAVFDGEKFDARNGKTLDDGRTIQTMWGWIAWQIDPENAYPIVANHDKDRVAPGGDVIRDLLTKGSKGRPVLILLDEVLKYMERSAAVSVLDSTLQRQAKDFFQNLTVEVAGSEKAALVYSLTWSAREALGNVGLLAEIDKLASRVDQLREPVSGDEVLPILQRRLLGEAPDASSATEVSMAYQDVITGMQRAYAETPSERRQADEEGQLLRNRMRGAYPFHPALIDIMRERWTAVDAFQRTRGALRFLASCMHSLKKNGGAKALLGPGDVPVKDVNVRVKMLKELGVQNDYDPVITADIDGPNARAKRIDERMARETPALASVKPATRIATSILLYSFGGLRREGSGSEETLPPGVTENELLAASVGPELDNITATAVLSELRNTCLYLHYDGVRYCFKKDPNVTKLIEDAEQTVAREDSQARGHGPVRSQIMEMLDAQLAGHHTTIVWPAKSQDIPDEDPRFLVAYLPLEFAAEGKSEQERQAKEYLTKYGDRPRRFRNGLGLAIPQKKQIEALRRAVRYLLAIDRVEGKKQQLRLTKDQLEQLRERKRTEQSAVESCFRELYTAVWLPRVQGGELEIEKVERGGRPLQATGVHERIMELLTSIGTPRIHGKVNPQKIVERVRLGKSLVEGELLLMGIKASDVLESFFRDIVPPRLESGLVLRKGIARGVLENVFAYAMGGNLVLGSDGKYKVNRDKVIIGCSIADDEIDFDSGFIMMPEAVPEVPAAQPFGAFPVDTGTVLPTPSVDEDPTSTGIGSTTGPLTTGAESAGRRKTIAMTFEATREQVFKAFPAIANLADKSDGAKVRIRIEGSSADGFDPSWLRNAVDEPLDEADILWTEE; encoded by the coding sequence GTGAACACACACGCACTTCGTCCTTGGACCGACTTGGTCAAACTTCATCCAGACGTAGAAGCAGGTGCGCTGACCGAGGCAGTGTTCGCCATTGATCTCGGAGCCATTGCTGCCGGTGATCCCAACGTGCCCGTGGTCAACCGCGATCCCGGGGCCTTTTTTCAGGCAACCTACCTGACCTCGGATCTGCGAAAGCTCCTTGAAGAAGTGCTGGCGTCCCTTTCCGGCAAATCTGGATACAATCGGGTTCTGAAGCTACGGGTACCCTTCGGCGGAGGAAAGTCTCACACGTTGGCGTCGCTTTTCCATGCCGCACGAAACCGAGAAGCGCTGGACGGAATGCCGGAGGCTAAGGAATTCACCCGACCCGGCAATGTGGCCGTGGCCGTTTTCGACGGCGAGAAATTCGACGCCCGTAATGGCAAGACGCTGGATGACGGACGGACCATTCAAACCATGTGGGGTTGGATTGCCTGGCAAATCGATCCTGAAAATGCCTATCCCATCGTTGCCAATCACGACAAGGACCGCGTGGCCCCAGGAGGGGATGTAATTCGTGATCTGCTTACCAAGGGGTCAAAAGGTCGTCCGGTTCTGATCCTCCTTGATGAGGTACTCAAATACATGGAGCGGTCCGCTGCGGTCAGTGTCCTGGATTCCACCCTGCAGCGCCAGGCAAAAGATTTCTTTCAGAACCTGACCGTCGAGGTGGCCGGCAGTGAGAAGGCGGCGCTCGTCTATTCCCTTACCTGGAGTGCCAGGGAGGCCCTGGGCAATGTCGGGTTGCTTGCCGAGATCGACAAGCTCGCTTCAAGGGTGGACCAGCTCAGAGAACCAGTCTCGGGGGACGAGGTCCTGCCAATTCTTCAGCGGCGTCTTCTTGGCGAAGCTCCCGACGCTTCCTCTGCCACCGAGGTATCCATGGCATATCAGGACGTTATAACCGGCATGCAACGTGCCTATGCCGAAACGCCGTCGGAGCGTCGGCAGGCTGATGAGGAAGGCCAGCTGTTGAGGAATCGGATGCGGGGGGCGTATCCATTCCATCCAGCGCTCATCGATATCATGAGGGAACGCTGGACGGCTGTGGATGCCTTTCAGCGGACACGGGGTGCCCTCCGTTTTCTCGCCTCATGCATGCATTCCCTGAAGAAGAACGGCGGGGCCAAGGCGCTTCTTGGGCCCGGAGACGTGCCTGTGAAGGACGTGAATGTCAGGGTGAAGATGCTCAAAGAGCTTGGGGTCCAGAACGACTACGACCCTGTCATCACGGCAGATATCGATGGGCCGAACGCGCGGGCGAAACGCATTGATGAAAGGATGGCGCGTGAGACGCCTGCGCTTGCCAGCGTGAAACCCGCCACGCGCATTGCCACGTCCATCCTTCTATACTCGTTTGGTGGATTGCGACGCGAGGGCTCGGGCAGCGAGGAGACGCTGCCACCTGGCGTAACGGAGAACGAACTGCTTGCGGCAAGCGTCGGTCCCGAGCTGGACAACATCACGGCCACCGCCGTCTTGTCCGAGCTTCGCAACACATGCTTGTACCTCCATTATGACGGGGTCCGGTACTGCTTTAAGAAGGACCCGAATGTCACCAAGCTGATCGAGGACGCGGAACAGACCGTTGCCCGTGAGGATTCCCAGGCGCGCGGCCACGGCCCGGTCCGAAGTCAAATCATGGAAATGCTGGACGCCCAGCTGGCCGGCCATCACACGACCATCGTCTGGCCAGCTAAGAGCCAGGACATCCCCGACGAGGACCCCCGTTTTCTCGTTGCCTACCTGCCCCTTGAGTTCGCCGCCGAGGGCAAGTCGGAGCAGGAACGCCAGGCCAAGGAGTACCTGACCAAATACGGAGATCGTCCCCGACGATTCCGGAACGGGCTGGGACTCGCCATTCCGCAAAAAAAACAGATCGAAGCCTTACGGCGCGCCGTCCGGTATCTTTTGGCCATCGACCGTGTTGAAGGCAAGAAGCAGCAACTTCGGCTTACCAAGGACCAGCTTGAACAGCTTCGGGAACGGAAGCGTACGGAGCAGTCTGCCGTTGAGTCGTGCTTCCGGGAGCTTTACACAGCCGTCTGGTTGCCTCGGGTTCAGGGTGGCGAATTGGAGATCGAAAAAGTGGAACGAGGTGGACGGCCGCTTCAGGCGACCGGCGTCCACGAGCGCATTATGGAACTGCTTACCAGTATTGGGACGCCGCGCATTCACGGAAAGGTAAACCCGCAGAAAATCGTCGAGCGAGTGCGGCTTGGCAAATCCTTAGTCGAGGGAGAACTGCTGCTCATGGGCATCAAGGCATCCGATGTCCTCGAGTCGTTTTTCCGGGATATTGTGCCTCCCAGGTTGGAGTCCGGATTGGTCCTGCGCAAGGGGATCGCTCGCGGGGTATTGGAAAACGTCTTCGCCTACGCAATGGGAGGCAACCTTGTTCTCGGTTCTGACGGAAAATACAAGGTGAACCGCGACAAGGTGATCATCGGTTGCTCTATTGCTGATGACGAGATCGATTTCGATTCTGGCTTCATCATGATGCCGGAGGCAGTCCCAGAGGTCCCGGCAGCACAACCCTTCGGAGCGTTTCCGGTCGATACAGGCACAGTTCTTCCCACACCAAGTGTGGATGAAGACCCAACCAGCACCGGTATTGGAAGCACTACGGGACCATTAACTACAGGTGCGGAGTCTGCCGGTCGAAGGAAAACGATCGCCATGACATTCGAAGCCACCAGGGAACAGGTCTTCAAAGCGTTCCCGGCTATTGCGAACCTCGCCGACAAGTCCGACGGCGCCAAGGTGCGAATCCGCATCGAGGGTTCATCTGCTGACGGTTTCGATCCATCTTGGCTGCGTAATGCTGTGGACGAGCCTCTTGATGAGGCCGATATTTTATGGACCGAAGAATAG
- a CDS encoding DUF6178 family protein encodes MKRDKALELAAKRREILALPPENALEAILDHPYPVTLVQSMAEEDFLILVHNIGPDDALPILGMASNSQWEYALDMETWSRDRIDPRAITQWLDRLMRADADRFTHWIVSEQTDLFRYYLNRHIQVLVREHDQEASDIGDDFFTEDNVHYVRLRPLVDSGPDSDADNANEHEVRDIFLKDLLKRIAVYDYPIYQAFLLESSVVLAAESEEELLRLRNVRLAEKGFLPFEEAVGVYQPLTVEQLFQRDPKPAVPGGRAVDTYPLPMEKAGGRAQENRFARIVSTLQDEGALQHLQMEFAGLCNQVIAADQKKITDKEVLSQIVDKVAGFISIGLEQVDHVSEKADPYRGANLVLTYLLADIFRVGYGCALRLKWQAERWRQASWFGRVGLPLSFWGEAWLGVLGGLLIKKPLYFDHYASGVLYREFGTLSDIHRTEGRLERIIAFDDLIALMGIELPRIKANTFMTYQNLLLTLWAGHELQVSKDPRVLQPLSLPQLKAFYSRLWEAGQMPRRIKEDRRERFLNWLAEQSGLAAHEISGRMGAALEDLFRLVENELGTVAVEDLDPRYVQLFLISSTIV; translated from the coding sequence ATGAAGAGAGACAAAGCTTTGGAATTGGCCGCCAAGCGCCGTGAAATCCTGGCCTTGCCGCCGGAAAATGCACTGGAAGCCATTTTGGATCACCCTTATCCTGTCACCCTGGTGCAATCCATGGCCGAGGAGGATTTCCTGATCCTGGTCCACAACATCGGCCCGGATGATGCCTTGCCGATCCTTGGAATGGCCTCCAACTCCCAGTGGGAATATGCGCTCGACATGGAGACCTGGAGCCGCGACCGCATCGATCCCCGGGCAATCACCCAGTGGTTAGATCGTCTCATGCGGGCCGACGCCGATCGTTTCACCCATTGGATCGTCAGTGAGCAGACCGACCTGTTTCGGTACTACCTCAACCGGCATATCCAGGTGCTCGTGCGAGAACACGATCAGGAAGCTTCGGACATCGGGGATGACTTCTTCACAGAGGACAACGTGCACTATGTCCGCCTGCGCCCCCTTGTGGATTCAGGACCCGATTCGGACGCGGACAACGCCAACGAGCATGAGGTGCGGGACATCTTTTTAAAGGATCTTCTCAAGCGCATCGCCGTTTACGACTATCCGATCTATCAGGCATTTCTCCTGGAATCGAGCGTGGTCCTTGCCGCCGAATCCGAAGAGGAGCTGCTGCGCTTGCGTAATGTCAGGTTGGCCGAGAAAGGCTTTCTGCCCTTTGAGGAGGCCGTGGGCGTCTATCAGCCGCTCACCGTCGAGCAGCTTTTTCAGAGAGATCCCAAGCCAGCTGTGCCGGGAGGCCGCGCGGTGGATACCTATCCCTTGCCCATGGAAAAAGCGGGTGGGCGGGCGCAAGAGAATCGTTTTGCCCGGATCGTTTCCACCCTCCAGGATGAAGGGGCCTTGCAGCATCTTCAAATGGAGTTCGCCGGTCTGTGCAACCAGGTGATCGCCGCCGATCAGAAGAAGATCACCGACAAGGAAGTGCTTTCGCAGATCGTGGATAAGGTGGCTGGATTCATTAGTATCGGCTTGGAGCAGGTGGACCATGTCTCCGAAAAGGCCGATCCCTATCGCGGTGCCAACCTGGTGCTGACCTATTTGCTGGCGGACATTTTCCGGGTGGGTTACGGCTGTGCCCTGCGGCTGAAATGGCAGGCCGAACGGTGGCGTCAGGCGAGCTGGTTCGGTCGCGTGGGCCTGCCCCTCTCGTTCTGGGGAGAGGCCTGGCTCGGCGTGCTGGGCGGCTTGCTGATCAAAAAGCCTCTTTACTTCGATCATTATGCCAGCGGCGTGCTCTACAGGGAATTCGGTACGCTGTCCGATATCCACCGCACCGAAGGCCGGCTTGAACGCATCATCGCCTTCGACGATCTGATTGCCCTGATGGGCATCGAGCTGCCTCGAATCAAGGCCAATACGTTCATGACCTATCAGAATTTGCTGCTGACCCTGTGGGCTGGACACGAGTTGCAGGTCAGCAAGGATCCCCGGGTGCTGCAGCCTCTTTCCCTGCCTCAATTGAAGGCCTTCTATTCCCGGCTTTGGGAAGCGGGCCAAATGCCGCGTCGTATCAAAGAAGATAGGCGCGAGCGATTCTTGAATTGGCTGGCGGAGCAGAGCGGATTGGCCGCCCACGAGATTTCGGGGCGCATGGGGGCGGCCCTGGAAGATCTTTTTCGGCTGGTGGAAAATGAATTGGGTACGGTGGCGGTCGAGGATCTGGACCCGCGCTACGTGCAGCTTTTTTTAATATCGTCGACTATTGTATGA
- a CDS encoding rhomboid family intramembrane serine protease codes for MIPIRDTTPSKNVPMVNNLLIAVNVVVFVIQFMQGPAINRFIFTYGLVPARYMVEGYAEYYQISFFQQIFSWLSFMFLHGGFLHILGNMWSLYIFGDNVEDHLGPVRYLAFYLLCGVASGLSHLILNAQSTAPTIGASGAIAGVMGAYFLLHPKSRILTLIPIIFIPWFVEIPAFFFLGVWFLMQFLSATASGGTAGGIAWWAHIGGFIFGMIFLKIFDVLPGTGVTSQIRRVTAKKHTHRLQVARPDAAEPSADIHATISVSPYEALVGARKLVNVPSGLQRKIYRVNVPPGITANQILRLKGAGRQLRDGGRGDLLLRVVIQ; via the coding sequence ATGATTCCGATTCGCGACACCACCCCATCCAAAAACGTCCCCATGGTGAACAACTTGTTGATCGCCGTGAACGTCGTGGTGTTTGTGATTCAATTCATGCAGGGCCCGGCAATCAATCGCTTTATCTTCACCTACGGGCTTGTTCCGGCCCGCTACATGGTCGAAGGATATGCCGAGTATTACCAGATCTCTTTTTTTCAGCAGATTTTTTCCTGGCTCAGCTTCATGTTCCTGCACGGCGGGTTTCTTCACATTCTGGGCAATATGTGGTCTCTCTACATCTTTGGAGACAATGTGGAGGATCATCTGGGACCGGTGCGCTATCTTGCGTTCTACCTACTGTGCGGCGTCGCCTCCGGACTGTCTCACCTGATCCTCAATGCCCAATCCACGGCACCGACCATCGGGGCCAGCGGTGCCATCGCCGGCGTCATGGGGGCCTATTTTCTACTGCACCCCAAGTCCAGGATCCTGACGTTGATTCCCATCATTTTCATTCCCTGGTTTGTAGAGATACCGGCCTTCTTTTTTCTCGGAGTGTGGTTCCTGATGCAGTTTCTCAGTGCCACCGCCAGTGGGGGAACGGCCGGCGGCATCGCCTGGTGGGCCCACATCGGTGGATTCATTTTCGGCATGATCTTCTTAAAGATCTTCGATGTCCTTCCCGGAACCGGGGTGACCTCCCAGATCCGGCGGGTGACGGCAAAAAAGCATACCCATCGCCTGCAGGTGGCGCGCCCCGATGCCGCCGAACCCAGTGCCGACATACATGCCACCATCTCGGTCTCGCCCTATGAAGCTCTGGTGGGGGCTCGTAAACTGGTCAACGTACCGAGCGGCCTGCAGCGCAAAATTTACCGGGTCAACGTGCCACCCGGCATCACCGCCAATCAGATCCTGAGACTCAAGGGGGCTGGCCGCCAGCTCAGGGACGGCGGGCGCGGCGACTTGCTGTTGCGCGTTGTCATACAATAG
- a CDS encoding 16S rRNA (uracil(1498)-N(3))-methyltransferase — protein sequence MRRFFLPPESMSSDPPVIEGQDARHIGTVLRLVPGDTLVVFDGTGNEYKAQILSLGDHQVRIRLLERLVPHTESPVEITLAQGYLKDKKMDELVRRLTELGVTRWVPFIARRCVAQPDARRSSARYERWHKISLEAVKQCRRSKPLVIESPLSFEQALQQAQSSDLRLFFWETGGEDLAALIKTPAKPMRIFLMVGPEGGFDAVEHDAAEIHGFRTVHLGPRILRAETAALAVSVLAQYLFGDLGQNVLDNP from the coding sequence ATGCGTCGTTTCTTTTTGCCGCCCGAGAGCATGTCCAGCGATCCACCCGTCATCGAGGGGCAGGATGCGCGGCATATTGGCACTGTGCTTCGGTTGGTGCCGGGTGATACCTTGGTGGTTTTCGATGGCACCGGCAACGAATACAAGGCACAAATCCTATCGCTCGGCGACCATCAGGTGCGTATTCGACTCTTGGAACGCCTCGTCCCTCACACGGAATCCCCGGTGGAAATCACCCTGGCCCAGGGCTATTTGAAAGACAAAAAGATGGACGAGTTGGTCCGCCGACTCACCGAGTTGGGTGTGACCCGTTGGGTACCTTTTATTGCCCGGCGATGCGTGGCCCAACCCGATGCCCGGCGGAGCAGTGCCCGTTACGAGCGGTGGCACAAGATTTCGTTGGAGGCGGTCAAGCAGTGCCGCCGAAGCAAACCCCTTGTTATCGAATCCCCGCTTTCTTTCGAACAAGCCCTCCAACAGGCCCAATCTTCCGATCTAAGGCTTTTTTTCTGGGAAACCGGAGGCGAAGATCTGGCTGCTCTCATAAAAACGCCTGCAAAGCCTATGCGTATCTTTCTCATGGTCGGCCCTGAGGGTGGATTTGACGCGGTTGAGCATGACGCCGCCGAAATTCATGGCTTTAGGACCGTGCATTTAGGACCCCGCATCTTGAGGGCCGAAACCGCAGCCCTGGCCGTCAGCGTCCTGGCCCAGTACCTTTTCGGCGACTTAGGACAAAATGTGCTTGACAATCCATAG
- a CDS encoding tyrosine-type recombinase/integrase, producing MSVYSVKAKGWRYDFTLNGTRHTRGWFKTKGAARKAENERREEIVNPAPPPTQSETIQIDMAFLDLVNRRLDHVRAYNSEEHYRCYTYLARGWMKKWRHKMCCEITQQMIEEHLSQRRRISAFTANKDLRYLRATMNYGIRKKLIVSDPTEGIDFFPVEKRVKFVPNNEEIDKVISAADPETQDYLWTIRETMARVSEINRLRWEDVNLDARFVILYTRKKQGGHLTPRKIPMTQKLYEVLKSRYDNRDASKPWVFWHRYWSRKNGCFVEGPFDDRKKLMKRLCEKAGVRYFRFHPLRHAGASLMDGSNVPLGAIQRILGHENRKTTEIYLHSIGDMERDAIAVFERARKKSHTDSHTEKNRGNS from the coding sequence ATGAGCGTTTATTCGGTAAAGGCAAAGGGATGGAGATACGACTTCACCCTGAACGGGACCAGGCACACCAGGGGCTGGTTCAAGACAAAAGGCGCCGCTCGAAAGGCGGAAAACGAACGAAGGGAGGAGATTGTAAATCCGGCGCCGCCGCCGACACAGTCCGAGACAATCCAGATCGACATGGCCTTCTTGGACTTGGTCAATAGGCGGCTGGATCATGTGAGGGCATACAATTCGGAGGAACATTATCGCTGCTACACTTATCTGGCGCGAGGATGGATGAAAAAATGGCGGCACAAAATGTGCTGCGAAATAACCCAGCAAATGATTGAGGAACACCTTTCGCAGCGCCGCCGGATTTCGGCCTTCACAGCAAACAAGGACCTGAGGTATTTGCGAGCAACCATGAATTACGGCATCCGCAAAAAACTGATAGTCAGCGACCCGACAGAGGGCATAGACTTTTTTCCGGTTGAAAAGAGAGTAAAGTTTGTGCCCAACAATGAGGAAATCGATAAGGTGATATCGGCCGCAGACCCTGAAACGCAGGATTACTTATGGACCATTCGAGAAACTATGGCCAGGGTAAGTGAAATTAACCGCCTGCGTTGGGAAGACGTGAATCTGGATGCGCGTTTCGTCATTTTGTATACTCGAAAAAAACAAGGCGGCCACCTGACACCTCGCAAGATCCCTATGACCCAGAAACTTTACGAGGTCTTGAAAAGTCGCTATGACAATCGGGATGCAAGCAAGCCTTGGGTGTTCTGGCATCGCTATTGGAGCCGCAAAAACGGTTGCTTCGTGGAAGGACCATTTGACGATCGTAAAAAACTTATGAAACGACTATGTGAAAAAGCTGGCGTGCGATATTTCAGGTTTCATCCGCTGAGACATGCCGGCGCTTCACTAATGGATGGCAGCAATGTGCCACTCGGCGCCATTCAAAGAATCCTGGGACATGAGAATCGCAAGACCACTGAAATCTATCTGCACAGCATTGGGGATATGGAACGCGATGCCATCGCAGTTTTCGAGCGGGCGAGAAAAAAGTCTCACACGGATTCTCACACAGAAAAAAACAGGGGCAACAGCTAA